The nucleotide window GCCACACGGCGATTGAGAAGATATTTCCAGGCACACCGCGTACAGGTCCTAACCAATTACCCACTGCAACAAGTCCTGCACAAGCCAGAGATCTCTGGCAGACTGGCCAAGTGGGCAATTGAACTAGGTGCTTTGGATATTGAATATCAGAAACGAACAACAGTTAAGGGACAAGTAATCGCTGACTTTCTAGCCGAAATCCCTGAGGGAGAAGCTATCGTGGACCCAGTCGTCCAGGATATCCCGGAATCCAGCACTGCCCGGCAGACCTGGAAACTATACACTGATGGGTCATCAAGTGGAAAGGGATCTGGAGCCGGCTTAATGTTGATAAGCCCAGACGAGATCAGGCTGATGTATGCCTTACATTTCGATTTCGAATGTTCTAACAATGAAGCGGAATACGAGGCACTACTAGCAGGCTTAAGAATGGCGAAATCTATGGGAGTGGCAAGGGTAGACGCGTATGTTGATTCGCTACTGGTCAACAATCAGGTAAACGAAACGTAcgaagccaaagatgaatcaatgGCAAAATACTTGGCGAAAACAAAGGAACTCATGGATTCTTTTGATAACGTCACGCTCAATCACGTACATAGAGGCAAGAACCAGATAGCAGATGCTCTCAGCAAACTCGCCACCTCAGGTATGGAAAAAGAAGTCAAAGTCGAAACGGTGCAGACACCCTCAATCGAACCACGGAATGTTTCCGCCGTTACAGCGGAAGATCCTTGCTGGTACACTCCGGTGTTACGATTCCTTGAAACAGGGGAGCTACCTCCCGCCAAGGGAGAAGCGCAGAAGATACAAACGAAAGCGCTGCAATATGAGATCAATAACGGCGTCCTATATAGAAAGTCTTACCTGGGACCACTGTTACGATGTGTCTCCCCAACAGAAGCAAAGTATCTCATCAGCGAGATCCATGCAGGTCtatgtggcatacacgctggaCCCCGGGCGGTGGTGGCCAAAATCCATAACGCATGATATTATTGGCATGGGATGCACGAAGACGCTGTAATAGAACTTCGGAAATGCCGCAGTTGCCAGAAATTCGCTCCTCAAACAATAAGGCCCAAGAACAGTCTAGTACCGGTAACAGCAGCATGGCCTTTCCAGAAATGGGCTGTTGATATCGTGGGACCTTTCCCGCCGGCTCCCGGAAAATTAAAGTACTTAATTGTGGCagttgattacttcaccaagtgggtggaagctAAGCCTTTAGCCAAAATAACGGCGGATAATGCCAAAAAATTCCTCTGGGAACACATAGTGTGCCGGTTTGGATTACCGCTGTACATGGTAAGCGATAATGGAACACAGTTTACAGACAGAGTTTTTCAAGAATGGTGCGCCAACCTCCAAATCCAACAAATATTCACATCAGTAGCACACCcccaagggaatggccaagtggAGCGGACGAATAGAAGTTTGCTGGATGGCATCAAGAGACGACTAGGCCATGAGGGAAGCTCCTGGGTGCAAGAATTGCCAAACGTCCTTTGGGTACACAGAACAATGCCTAAGACGAGCAACAATGAAACCCCGTTTAGCCTAACCTATGGAGCGGAAGCAATGATACCCGCGGAAGCGGGACTGCCGTCACTACGCCGCCTCAACACAGGTGATGACAATGATAGATCTTTAAGGGAAGGCCTGGACTTACTGGAAGAAAGGCGTGAAGCAGCCGCCATCAACGAAGCAAAGTATAAAAAGGCATTGGAAAAATACTATAACAAGCGAGTGGCCAAGCAGAATTTCAAAACAGGAGATTATGTTATGCGTGACAACGAAGCAAGCAGGATGGAACCTTTGGGCAAGCTAGGTCCAAACTAGGAAGGCCCTTATGTCATCCAAGAAGACTTGGGTAAAGGGGCCTATCGCCTATCTCGATTAGATGGCACACCCGTACCACGCAGTTGGAACATCGCTCAATTAAGGAAATGTTACTTGTAAGACCTTGCTCCTAACAGCAAGAGTGAACTTCTTTTCAGTTGTAACTCACCCACAGTGGTGTCCTTTCGTTTTATTTTAATTCAAGTTTAATAAAAGTCATTTACTTTTTTATCATAAGTTACCATCGCACAACGACTGCATAAAACGGTAAAACTACAAACAACACCCTTAAACACGAAATATTTTCAACTACACAAGTCATAGGGTTAAAACATACAGCGCTGACggcgggtatcttggtaatagatacacGAACCGCCACAAAACAGATAGGCATTTTTACACATACACGTAACCTATCTTAAacaaaccaagtacttgtccctgttGCTAAAAGTCAACACATGGAACCAAAAAATAGAACATTTTCAAAACATCTACTGATGGAAGTTGGGTGCCATCACCACTGCAGGGGTATGCAGCACCACACCACCATCAACAAATATAGTAGGATCAACGGCCAACTTGCCAGATGATTCACCATCCACCACCGGAGCCACCATTCCCGAGTCGTCCATCTGACCCTCCTTGGGACAACCACCAGCACGACGTTGGTACGTAAAGCGGTAACGCTGGTCGTGATCCACCGGGATAAGCTCTGTCAAGACATCAGCTGACAAAGATGGCACACCCGAATCCATCGGTTGGGGATCCTTGACAACAACACTTTTGCAGGCTCGATTTGCCCAGGTCGCAGCGACGTTGGGGAGTGGCCTTCTTCTCCGAAGCATTGACTTCGTCACAGGATGCTGCAACTGGAGTAAGCCATCTGCAGCATCCAACACTCGAAAGATTTCGGAAAGTCGTTGCCTATACCTTTTTCTCTCCATCCTGTCCAACTACCAAATCAGGAAAAGGAAGCCAAATTTATAGAGGGGTCAAAAAGTTTTGACAGTGATGACGTTAGAAGCATTAATAGAAAATAATCATTACACGTCACATTGCCACATTTTTAAAATACGGCGGTGTCAGAAATCATGACATTAGCATTAAAACGGCTGTCAAATCAAAACGGATATGGGCACCAAACCCAAGTAAAACAGTGTCATTAGCAAAGCCACAAGAG belongs to Helianthus annuus cultivar XRQ/B chromosome 5, HanXRQr2.0-SUNRISE, whole genome shotgun sequence and includes:
- the LOC110943853 gene encoding uncharacterized protein LOC110943853: MPSPRTLKKAQALNGRLVAINRFLARHAKKSLPFIKTLKDCLNKKNFKWTSEAEKALQDMKRFIEGLPMLTAPRPSEVLKMYLAAAHTAVSVVLMVERDGRQTSIYYISRVLAGPETRYPTLEKLVLALVHATRRLRRYFQAHRVQVLTNYPLQQVLHKPEISGRLAKWAIELGALDIEYQKRTTVKGQVIADFLAEIPEGEAIVDPVVQDIPESSTARQTWKLYTDGSSSGKGSGAGLMLISPDEIRLMYALHFDFECSNNEAEYEALLAGLRMAKSMGVARVDAYVDSLLVNNQVNETYEAKDESMAKYLAKTKELMDSFDNVTLNHVHRGKNQIADALSKLATSGMEKEVKVETVQTPSIEPRNVSAVTAEDPCWYTPVLRFLETGELPPAKGEAQKIQTKALQYEINNGVLYRKSYLGPLLRCVSPTEAKYLISEIHAGLCGIHAGPRAVVAKIHNA